The Deltaproteobacteria bacterium genome segment GGCGAGCAGCTCCGCGACCGGCGCCGAGGCTGCCCAGCCTTCGAGCGAGTCGACCCTCTCCGGCGCCGCCAGGACCTGGCGCATGCTCTCGAAGCGCACCTGGGTGGGCTCGTTGCCCACGGTCGCCATCACCACGCCGTTCTCGATCGCGAGGGTGCGGTGGCCGTCCTCGTGGTCGAGGGTCGCGCGCTCGGCGAACACCGTGCCGCCCAGGCTCGGCGCGCGTACCGCCAGCGAGCGCAGCACGTCGCCGCGCGGCGAGACCTCGCGGGCCACGAGCCGCCAGTCGCCGAGGCGTTCGACCTGGCCGCTCCGGAAGGGCGTCCCGCGCTCCCCGGCGCTGAACGCGCGCAGCGTGGCGTCGAGGCTCCGGTTCGCCCACGGCACCGCTGCCAGCGCGAGCGCCACACCCGCCGCCGTGAAGAGCGCGGCGAAGGCCGCCACCGGCCCGGCCAGCGTGCGCGCCGAGATGCCCGCGGCCTCGAGCGCCACGATCTCGCGATCGGCGCCGAGCCGGCCGAGCCCGACGAGCACCCCGACCAGCACCGCGAAGGGGATCGCACGGCCGAGCATCGGCACCGAGCGGTAGAGCGCGATCCAGGCCACCTCCCCGACGCCGAAGCCGCGGTTCACGACGAGATCCGAGTAGCCGACCAGGTCCGCCGCGAGGACGACGAAGGTGATCCCCGCGAGCGCGAAGAGGCTCGGGAAGACGAGCTCGCGCAGCACCGCGCGCCGGAGCGTGCGGCCGAGCCGCCGGCGGTGCGGGGGCGGCGACCGCCGCGGGCGGGCGGGAGGGCCGACGGAGCTCGGAGAGCGCGAAACCGCCTGGGCTTGCTTCATCGGTGGCGTCGGCCTGGCGTGGCGATGGCGCGCGTCGCTCCCGGGGCCGTCGCTGCAGGTGAGAAGGACCGGAGGAGTAGAGCGCGGAGGAGGCGGCGGGACGGTACGAAACGGCCGGCGTGCATGCCAGGAAGACCCCGAGGGGCAAACCGGATCAGCGGAGCACGCCCTGGCGCAGCAGGCGGATCAGGATCGGCACGGCGTGGAGGACAGGGCGACGGCGCTGGCGCTCGCTCAGCTCGACGCGCACGCCGCTGTGCCGCTCGACCTTGAAGATCGCGTAGTCCACCCAGCCGTCGAAGGTGGCCGGCGCCTTCACGAGGCCGGCGACGGCAAAGGCCTTCGCGAGCGGCCGGCGCAGGCGCCAGCGGCGGCGCGCACGCGCGCGCCAGGCCGGCTCCGAGGCCACCGCGAGCTCGCGCCCGCCGGCGAGCAGCCGCAGCCGGCCGCGCGCCTCGAGCTCCCGCAGCGCCGCCACCGCGACCCGGTCGAAGCGCTCGCCCTGCGCCGCGTAGAGCGCGTCGATGGTCTCGGCCTTCTCGCCGCGCAGCTCCGCGCGATAGGTCTCGCGAAACGCGGTCGTCCACAGCTCGGCCGGCTCGAAGCGCTGCACCGGGCCGCCGCCCGGAAGCCAGGTGAGCATGCGGTCGACCGCGGTCAGGGTCGCGCTGCGCACGGCCGCGAGCGCCTCGCCGCGCGCGGCCTCGTCGCGCACCCACACGAGCCGCGAGGGCTGGCAGAAGCGCGACCAGATGCGCGCGTCCACCCGCCGCCCGCGCGCGGCGCGCAGGAAGTGCCGGCGCGAGATCAGCGCGTACTTCGCGCGCAGCCGCTCGCCCCCATGATCGATCTCGACGTAGAAGACGTTGGGCGGGAGGAGCCAGCCGAGCAGCGCCTGGAGCCGCGAGCGGTGCGCGGCGCGGTAGCCGTCCACCAGCACGTAGAAGTCGAGCACCCCCTCGGTCGTGCCCCGGCGCAGGCAGGAGCCGTAGAACAGGACGGCCGACACACCGTCATGTCGCTTGCGGACGGCGCCGGCCATCCGCGCGACCGGCTCGGGGACCGGAGCGTGGAGCTCGGCCGCCAGCAGCTCGTCGAGCGCGGCCGCCCCCGCTGCCACCACGCCTGCCTCAGGCACGCAGGAAGCGCACGCCCTCGACGGCGCCGACGCGGACCACCCGGTCCGGGATCGGGTCGTAGAGCTCGCCGTCGAGGATGATGCCGGCGTCGAGCTGGACGGCCAGCTCGTGCACGTTGCGGCTGTGGTAGCCGTGTTCGGGGCGCGCGTGGGCGGGCGGGCGGCCGCGCAGGATGCCGGGCGCGGCGCTGCCGAAGCGGTACGCGCCGCCCTCGATGAGCGTGACCCGCAGCGGCGCCGGCTCCCGGCCCCAGAACGGGCGCATGCGCAGGAACAGACGCTCGAGGGTGCTGGTCATCGCGAGCAGCTGCTCGCGCGGCTCGAGCGCCTCGCCGTCGAGCGAGATGCGCATCTTGTCGGGCGTGAGCAGGCCGCGCATGCCGCCCACGACGGTGCGCGCGATCAGCACGCCGGTCACGACGCCGGCGCCGAACACGCCGCGCGCCTTGCCCTCGGGAAAGACGTGGTGGACGAGGTCGACGGCCCGGTGCAGGACGCCGAAGCCCAGGAACATCCCGTAGTGGACGCCCTCGGCCGTCTCGACCCGCAGCACCGGCCGGGTCCGGACGTGCTCGCCGAGGCGGCCGGCACGGTCCGCCGCGATCAGCTCGGCGAGTCCGCGCAC includes the following:
- a CDS encoding diacylglycerol kinase family protein, with product MRIGVLSNLRAGQRDSKVDKVLRFLARHPDVLHAETGSDAAVPLVLRDFARAGVEILVLNGGDGTIQHALTHLLGNPASDWRPWIAPIRGGRTNMTAMDLGARKDPVRGLAELIAADRAGRLGEHVRTRPVLRVETAEGVHYGMFLGFGVLHRAVDLVHHVFPEGKARGVFGAGVVTGVLIARTVVGGMRGLLTPDKMRISLDGEALEPREQLLAMTSTLERLFLRMRPFWGREPAPLRVTLIEGGAYRFGSAAPGILRGRPPAHARPEHGYHSRNVHELAVQLDAGIILDGELYDPIPDRVVRVGAVEGVRFLRA